In one window of Oryza sativa Japonica Group chromosome 9, ASM3414082v1 DNA:
- the LOC4346539 gene encoding serine/threonine-protein kinase D6PK: MASKAVPDVVTDKKCDKTMAASSEMSQSQEVISRGGKLGTASSRETLLGDVATSSGVKEQDKDSCSVDESVKLDGNEDAEKSSLRGSVKDSSASAKGSDRASSLTKVSGSTKVSDHAADIVGSSKSSVYRASAGSDVSDESTCSSICSSASKPHKSNDSRWEAIQMVRTKEGSLGLGHFRLLKRLGCGDIGSVYLSELSGTKCYFAMKIMDKASLASRKKLLRAQTEREILQCLDHPFLPTLYTHFETDKFSCLVMEFCPGGDLHTLRQKQPGKFFPEQAAKFYVAEVLLALEYLHMLGIIYRDLKPENVLVREDGHIMLSDFDLSLRCAVSPTLLKSSNPGVDPNQKGNPSYCVQPVCIEPACIQPSCVTTTTCFAPRFFSSKSKKEKKAKTDIASQVRPLPELVAEPTDARSMSFVGTHEYLAPEIIKGEGHGSAVDWWTFGIFLYELLFGKTPFKGSGNRATLFNVVGQSLRFPESPVVSFAAKDLIRGLLIKEPQHRLAYKRGATEIKQHPFFEGVNWALIRCATPPDIPKPVEIPRSVASTSQKATTTAEKGSDNYLEFDFF; the protein is encoded by the exons ATGGCTTCCAAGGCTGTTCCTGATGTAGTCACCGACAAGAAATGCGATAAAACCATGGCGGCATCCTCTGAAATGTCGCAATCCCAAGAAGTTATTTCGAGAGGGGGTAAACTTGGGACTGCTTCATCCAGAGAGACTCTGCTGGGGGATGTAGCCACGTCCAGTGGGGTGAAAGAACAAGATAAGGATAGCTGTTCTGTTGATGAATCTGTGAAGCTGGATGGCAATGAAGATGCTGAGAAAAGCTCGTTGCGCGGCAGCGTTAAGGATAGCTCGGCTTCTGCCAAAGGCAGCGACAGGGCAAGCAGCCTGACAAAGGTGAGTGGCAGCACGAAGGTGAGCGACCATGCTGCTGACATTGTTGGGAGCAGCAAGAGCAGTGTTTATCGAGCCAGTGCTGGCAGTGATGTGAGTGATGAGAGCACCTGCAGCAGTATATGCAGCAGCGCGAGCAAACCTCACAAGTCGAATGATTCAAGGTGGGAAGCGATACAGATGGTCCGAACCAAAGAAGGTTCGCTGGGGTTAGGCCATTTCAGGCTACTTAAGAGGCTTGGTTGTGGTGACATTGGCAGTGTTTATTTGTCGGAGCTTAGTGGAACAAAGTGCTACTTCGCTATGAAGATTATGGACAAGGCGTCTCTAGCGAGCCGCAAAAAGCTACTGAGAGCCCAGACTGAAAGGGAGATATTGCAGTGCCTGGACCATCCTTTTTTGCCAACATTGTACACTCATTTTGAGACTGATAAGTTCTCATGCCTAGTAATGGAGTTTTGCCCTGGAGGAGACCTGCACACCCTAAGGCAAAAGCAACCGGGGAAGTTTTTTCCGGAACAAGCTGCCAA GTTTTATGTGGCTGAGGTGCTTCTTGCTCTAGAATACCTGCATATGCTTGGCATCATATATCGGGACCTTAAGCCAGAAAATGTTCTTGTGAGAGAAGATGGCCACATCATGCTGTCTGATTTTGATTTGTCCCTAAGATGTGCTGTGAGCCCTACCCTTCTGAAATCCTCAAACCCTGGGGTAGATCCAAACCAAAAGGGTAATCCATCTTATTGTGTACAGCCAGTGTGCATCGAGCCAGCTTGTATCCAACCCTCTTGTGTTACAACGACCACATGCTTCGCTCCACGCtttttctcctccaaatccAAAAAGGAGAAGAAGGCAAAAACAGACATTGCAAGTCAGGTCAGACCACTTCCTGAGCTTGTTGCAGAACCTACAGATGCAAGATCGATGTCATTTGTTGGCACCCATGAGTACTTGGCACCTGAGATTATAAAGGGTGAGGGGCATGGAAGTGCTGTCGACTGGTGGACTTTTGGCATATTCTTGTATGAACTTCTTTTTGGCAAGACACCTTTCAAAGGTTCAGGGAATAGAGCAACATTGTTCAATGTTGTCGGACAGTCCCTAAGGTTCCCAGAATCACCTGTTGTGAGTTTTGCTGCAAAGGACCTTATTCGGGGTTTGCTTATTAAGGAACCACAACATCGTTTGGCTTATAAGCGTGGAGCGACAGAAATAAAGCAACATCCCTTTTTTGAAGGTGTTAACTGGGCCTTGATAAGGTGTGCAACTCCTCCAGATATTCCCAAGCCAGTTGAGATCCCTAGGTCAGTAGCCTCAACCAGTCAAAAGGCTACAACAACTGCTGAGAAAGGTTCAGACAATTATCTTGAATTCGATTTCTTTTAG